The DNA sequence GGATGAACTTGACCGACAAAACCAATGACTTGTCCGTCTAGTGAAATAGTCGCTGTACGACCTGGATGCATACTAGTTAATGCTTGCGTCGTTGTGTACTCTACTTTTAGACCCAGACGGTCAAAAAGTGCTTCCAGAATTCCTTTTGCATAAAAGAAATCAACTGGTATAGCAGATGTTTGAAAATCCTTTTCAGTAACCAAACCTGTCAAAGCAAAGGCAAAGCTGTTAATTTCAGTCGGCAATTCTTCCTGTGGATTCCCCTTTTGCTCGAAGACTTTTCCGATTTCATACAGAGCCAAGTCCTTATTTTTACGTGCTACATTATAGGCAACGGTATCCACAATGCCAGCTACCATATTTTGACGAAGGACACTGCGATCTACTGTCATAGGCCACATTAACTCTGTCAAGTTACTTGGGTTGGTGCTGAATTGCACAGCTTTTTCAGGAGTGGTCAAAGCATAGGTGATAACTTCTGTCAGACCAGCACCTTCTGCTACTGTACGAACCTTGCGGCGGAGTTTTTGGGTTTCTGTCAATTCACCAGCTGTTCCGTCATCTTTAGGCAAGGTTGCTGGTAATTTATCATAACCATAGATACGCGCAATCTCCTCATAAAGGTCTGCTTCAATATGAATGTCCCAACGACGGCGTGGTACGCTGACTGTGAATTCCTCTGCATTGCCAGTAAGACCAAAACCAAGACGGCGGAAAACATCTTCAATATCTGTATAAGTTAATTCCGTTCCAAGTACACGATTGACATCTGCCAATGTTGAAACAACTTCAACATCTGATGTGTCCACTTGACCCGCTGAGACGATACCGGCTTGTACCGTTGCACCTGCAAGATCTGCAATCATACTAGCTGCAGCATCTAGAGCTTCTGTTACTGTCGCTAGGTTAATTCCTTTTTCAAAGCGAGAGGATGATTCTGAACGAAGATTGAGACGTCCGCTCGTCTTACGAATGGAAGTTCCGTCAAAAACTGCTGCTTCAAGCACTACACGGCTTGATTGAGAAGAAATTTCCGTTGCAGCTCCACCCATGACACCAGCAAGAGCGACTGGCTTATCTGCTACCGCAATCACAAGATCGCTCGTTTCTAATTCGCGCTCTTCGTCATCAAGAGTTACTAATTTTTCGCCCGTACACGCTTCACGCACCACAATTTGATTGCCCTCAAAAGTATCTAAATCAAAGGCGTGCATTGGTTGTCCAAAGTAAAGTAGAATATAATTTGTCACATCTACCACATTGTTGATAGGACGAATCCCTGCATTCATAAGCAGATTTTGAAGCCATTGCGGACTTGGAGCAATGGTTACATTTTCCAAAATACGTGCTGCATAAAAAGGCGCCTTGTCCGTTTCAATCGCAACAGAGAGCTGTTCTCCAGCTTGATCTTGTGTTTCCAACAACGGAAAATCTTTAAAATGAACTGACTTGTCGTAGATAGCTGCTACCTCATACGCTACTCCACGCATTGAAAGCGCATCTGCACGGTTCGGTGTGATAGAAAGCTCAATAATTTCATCATCTAAGTCAAGGTAAGGAAAAACGGAATCCCCTGGCACAGCTTCTTTTGGTAGGATTTGAATGCCGTCGGAAAATTCTTTTGGAACAACCGAGTCCGAAATGCCTAATTCTCCAAGGGAACAAATCATTCCAAGGGATTCTAACCCACGAATTTTTCCTTTTTTAATCTTGTAATTATCTGCAATACGAGCTCCTGGAAGAGCTACCATAACCTTGATTCCCGTTCGTACATTTGGAGCGCCGCAAACGATTTGTCGAAGCGCTTCTTCGCCAACATTCACTTGACAGACATGTAAGTGCGTCTCAGGTACATCTTCACAGCTAATCACTTCACCAACTACAATTTTTGACAATCCCTCAGCAGGAGAACTGACCCCTTCTACTTCAATCCCTGTCGTTGACATTTTTTCAGCTAATTCTTCACTCAGAACAGTTACGTCAACTAGTTCTTTTAACCATTTATAACTTACTAGCATAATTCATCTATATGAGTGCATAGAAATCTTTGAGAACTACTGTTTCTGCTCAAAAATTTTGCCTCATATTATTTCCTTTCTTTTTGAGGCTGGGACAAGTTCCCAAGCCAAGTGCTTTTTCGCTTAATTTAATTCTTTCCGAATGAGCCAGTCAATATCAACCGTTTCACCAGTCGCATATTCATGCTCACTAAAACGCTTAAAACTATATTTAAAGTAAAAGTTTTGTGCCTTAAAATTCTTTTCCCAAACACCTAACCAAACCCACGAAAACTTTCGTTTAGTAGCTTCTTGCATGGCAAAATCAAACATTTCCTTGCCAAAACCCTGTCCTTGATGAGATTTCAAAACATAAATCCGATGAACCTCAAAAGCATTCTCCATTGAGTGTTCTACCTCTACGGGCTCAGTCTGTGCTTGCCCCCAGTTAAATTTGAGAAAACCAACTATCTTTTCTTTCTCATCCAGTGCAAAATAGGTCTCCGACTCTGCTTGCGCCAAATCCTTCTGAATCTGCTCAAGGGAGAGTTCATGGGTAAAATAATCTTGCATATCTTCCGCTTTGATATAAGGGCCGAAAGTTTCTTGATAAGTTTGCACTTCCAGTTCTCGTAGAACTTCAGCCTGTTCTTCTTTTACTTTTACTAACATAGCATTTATTTAAATTGTTCTGAAAAACGAACATCACCTTGATAGAAGCCACGAATGTCATTGATACCGTAGCGCAGCATAGCCACCCGTTCTTGACCCAGCCCAAAAGCAAAACCAGAATAAACATCCGGATCAATGCCACTCATTTCAAGGACGCGTGGGTGTACCATTCCAGCTCCCATAATTTCAATCCAGCCAGTCTTTTTGCAAACATTGCATCCTTGCCCACCGCATTTAAAGCAAGAAACATCCACCTCAACAGACGGCTCTGTAAATGGGAAATAAGACGGACGCAGACGAATACTGCGGTCTTCTCCAAACATTTTTTGCACAATGAGCTGCAATGTTCCTTGAAGGTCTGCCATAGAAATATTTTTCCCGACAACCAAACCTTCAATTTGATGAAATTGATGAGAATGCGTCGCATCGTCCGTATCCCGTCGGAACACACGCCCTGGCGAGATCATTTTCAGAGGACCTTTAGAAAAATCATGAGCGTCCATAGCACGAGCTTGAACTGGGCTGGTGTGAGTACGCAGCAAAATTTCTTCTGTAATGTAAAAAGTATCCTGCATGTCACGCGCTGGGTGGTCTTTTGGTAAATTCATCCGCTCAAAGTTGTAATAGTCTGTTTCGACTTCAAAACCATCTACAACTTGATAACCCATCCCAATAAAAATATCTTCAATTTCTTCACTTGTCTGGCTAAGAACATGACGATTCCCAGCAAGAATTTTCCGACCCGGAAGCGTTACATCTATTGACTCCTTAGCCAACTGATTGGCAACTTTTTGTTCTTCTAGTAGCTTTGCAGATTCTTCAAAAGCAGCGGTCAAAATATCCCGTGCTTCATTGACATGCTTCCCAATAATCGGACGCATATCGGCAGAGACGTCTTTCATTCCTTTTAAAATCTCTGTTAAAGAGCCTTTCTTTCCAAGGACAGAAACACGCAGATTCTGCATTTCTTTTTCATTTTCAGTTGAAATTTTTTTCAGCGACGCCAGAGTTTCTTCTCTAAGCTTATTTAATTGTTCCTCAATGGTTGACATAATTCCTCCAAATATAAAAACCGCATGCCAAACTCCATAAGCGGAGCGTTGACACGCGGTACCATCCGTTTTTATCTGGTTTCCCAGACCTTAATTCTCAATCCTATTGCAAGTGAATTCACCTAGTTTTCATCTAAAGAGCTCTCAGTCTCTAGCTCTTCTCCCTGTCAAACTTCCCCTAAGCTACTAGTCTTGCGGATTCTTATTTAATTAGTTGATATTATACCAAATTTTATAGGACTTGTAAATAGACCTTGTTTAAAAATGCAATCACACTCGACACACATTACATGCAGTAGTCAAGTCTATACTAACTCGCTCAAGTATTCATAGCGCTCATATTTCTCCAAAAGTAAATCGTTTTTGCCATCCAACTCTTTTTGGAGTTCAGCGAGCCGACCGAAGTCCGAAGCATATTCCTGCATTTCCCGCTCAATAGCTGCAATGTCCTCCTCAAGCTTCTCTATATCTCCCTCAATAGACTCCCACTCCTGTTTTTCAAAGTAGCTTAAGCGCTTCTTTTCCTCTCGCACTTTAGCTACTTTTTCCTTTTCAAGTTGTTGGGAAATGGCAGAGCTCTCTAGCTCAAACGCCTTTTCATCCAGATAATCAGTATAATTACCGAAATATTCTCTGATAGTTCCCTCTTCAAAAGCTAAAATCTTATCTGCTACTTTATCAAGGAAATACCGATCGTGACTAACAGTCATAACTGGGCCGGCAAAGCTTTGCAAAAAATTTTCCAGCACCGTTAATGTCGCGATATCTAAGTCATTAGTTGGCTCATCCAACAGCAAAACATTCGGCTTTTCCAACAATAACTTGAGAAGATAGAGCCGCTTTTTCTCTCCTCCGGATAATTTTTCAATCAAAGTTCCATGAGTGGAACGAGGAAAGAGAAATTGTTCCAAGAGTTCGGCAATTGATGTCGTCCCCGCAGATGTCTTAACTTCTTCTGCGACTTCCTGCAAGAAATTGATAACGCGTTTGGACTCATCCAACCCTTCAATTTGCTGTGAGAAATAAGCCACACGAACCGTCTCACCAATGATCAGTTGACCAGATTGAGGTGCTAATTTCCCAGCAATCAGATTGAGCAAGGTGGATTTCCCAACTCCATTATCCCCCACAATCCCAATCCGATCTTTATTTTGAACTAACAAATTGAAATGAGAAAGAATCTTCTTGTCACCATAAGCAAAGCCCATATCTTTAAATTCAATCACTTTCTTCCCAATCCGACTGGTCTCGAAATTCATTTCTAAGTCTTTCTGAGTCGCTTGATCAGACAAATCCTTTTTCAAATCTTGAAAACGATTGATTCGAGCTTGCTGCTTGGTTGCTCTAGCCTGTGGCTGGCGACGCATCCAGGACAATTCCTGCTTATAAAGCTGTTGTTTTTTATGGAGAAAGGCAGCATCTCGCTCGTCTTGTTCTGCTTTCAAACGGACGTAATCTTGATAATTTCCTTGATATTCAAGCAAATCTCCGCTGTCCAATTCAAAAATCCGTGTCGAAACATGATCTAGAAAATAGCGGTCATGGGTAATAAAGAGAACCGTTTTTTTGGAATTCTTCAAAAAATTTGTCAGCCATTCGATGCTATCAATATCCAAATGGTTGGTCGGCTCATCAAGGAGCAATAAGTCATCGTCTCCTAACAAGACTTGTGCCAATTGCACGCGGCGTCGCAAACCACCTGACAGGTCGCCGACCTTAGCAGATAAGTCGTTCAAACCTAGCTTCGACAAAACAGTCTTAACTTGACTTTCAATTTCCCATGCTTGAAGAGCATCCATTTCAGCCATAATCTTCTCTAAACGAGATTGATTGCTTTCATCATAGTTAGACAGCAATAACTCATACTCACGAATAAGCTGCATTTCTCGCAGATTGCTTGATAAAACCGTATCTAGTACCGTTTTGTCGTCATCAAAGTGCGGTTCTTGGGTTAAGTAGCCAATCTTATAGCCCGATTTAGCTGAAAAAGGATTAATGTCCCCATCAAATCCAGATTTTCCAGACAGAACATTCAAAAGGGTCGTTTTTCCAGTTCCATTAACCCCAATCAAGCCAATCCGATCCAAACTATGAATAATAAAGGAAATATTTTTAAAAACAGTCTTATCTCCCACCGTTTTAGTCAACTTTTCAACAATAAAGTCACTCATCTTCTCTCCTCTACAAAAGCTAAAATAGCTTCAAGGCAGTTGTCCAAGGTACCATTCACAATAGCTGTCTCAATCTCAGTCAAGAGATGTCCTAAAGCAGGACTCGGCTTAAAGCCAAATTCTTTGATTAACAGACCACCATTGACGACAATTTCATGTTTATCATGAATCGTTAGTGAATCATAAGTAGAATGAATCTTTTCAAAATTAACAGCTAATCCCTGTGCTTGACGAATTTCTTCTGCTTGTATCATCAGGTCCAATTCAAAACGATAGCATTCTTCTTTATCCAGAAAATGCGTTTGGCGAATATTATAAATCGTGACAATTTGCTCTACGCGCTTCTGAAATTCATTTGAAGTTTTCCAATGCTTGAGGAATTTTTTAACATTTTTTACTTGAAGAGCCATTAAAAGAGCAGCCCAAGCTTGTTCTGAACTCGTAAATTGAAAATCTGCTTTAATATCAAACATCGTTTTCAATTGTGATTGGCTGCTGCGCATGTCAGGTAAATAGTCCGTTGCACCACTGGCAAGCAGACTTTTCAATCCTTTACGCCAATAAGACGCTGTCAGTAGTTTGTCAAATTCAATGAAAGTTCGCTCCACAGAAATTTTTTTTAATAGTGGCGCACACATTTTCATAGCCTGAAATGTGTCTGTATCTAATGAAAAGCCTAAGGATGCCTGAAAACGAAATCCTCGCATAATGCGCAAGGCGTCTTCGTTGAAGCGTTCCGAAGGTGTTCCTACAGCACGTAAGATCTGCTGTTTCAGATCATCCAACCCTTCAAATAAATCAATCACATTCCCTGCTTCATCCAAAGCCAAAGCATTGATCGTGAAATCGCGCCGTTTTAAATCTTCTTTTAGAGAACGAACAAACGTGACATGGCTAGGTCTGCGATAGTCTACATAGATATCCTCTGTCCGAAAAGTCGTCACTTCATATTCATGATTGTCTTCTAAGACTAAAACCGTCCCATGCTCAATTCCGACATCAATCGTTCGCTCAAAAATACGTTTGGTTTCTTCTGGATAACTGGAACTTGCAATATCCACATCATGAATCGGTCGATTCAATAAAGCATCGCGAACTGAACCGCCAACAAAATACGCCTCAAAACCGGCATTCTTAATCTTCTTTAATACTGGTAAAGCCTCCTGAAATTCAGAAGGCAGATTTTCTAATCTCATAATAAATATTCCAATCCGTAGACAAGCTCTTTTTTCTTGACCACTTCCTTAATACCTAAATTCACCCCCGTCATGAAAGACTTACGGTCGTACGAATCATGACGAAGTGTCAGTCCCTCACCTTGACCACCAAAGATGACTTCTTGGTGAGCCACCAAGCCTGGTAAACGAACCGAATGAATGCGCATGCCGTCCATTTCTGCGCCACGTGCTCCTTTTAATAACTCTTTTTCGTCCATTGCCCCCTGATGTTTTTGGGGGCGAACCTTGCTAATCAATTCAGCTGTTTTAATCGCTGTGCCGCTCGGCGCATCCTTTTTCTGATCATGATGTAATTCAATGATTTCCACATCTGGAAAATATTTAGCTGCTTGCGTTGCAAATTGCATCAAAAGAACCGCTCCCACAGCAAAATTAGGAGCAATCAAGCCTCCTAGCTCTTTTTGCCGAGAAAACTCAACTAACCCTTTGATTTCATCCGATGTAAATCCAGTCGTTCCGACCACAGGCGCAAAGCCCTGCTCTAATGCAAAACGAGTATTTTCATACGCCACTTTAGGAGTTGTAAAATCAACCCACACATCCGCTTCTACACCACTCAAATCTTCTTTCTGATTAAAAACGGGAACACCAGCTACTTCTTTTTCTGGAGTAAGTGGGTCAAGCAATCCAACGAGCTCTAATGCAGGATCTTCTGTCACCATGTTATAAGCAGCTTGTCCCATTTTTCCTTTGAAACCAGCAATAATGACCTTTATACTCATGGAATTCTCCTTAAATAATCGGAATATAGGCTAAGGCAATACTTCCAGCACCCAAATGAGTTCCAATCACACTACCAAATGTCGCAATCGAAATCTCTCCGGAAACACCATCTTCTAACAATAATTGATGTAAATGTTCTGCTTTTTCCAGTGCATTTCCATGAATAATCATCACTTGGTAATTTCCTTGTGCAGTTTGCTCTTTGACAATCTCAATCAGGCGTTTCGTAGCTTTTTTCTCGGTACGAATCTTTTCATAAACCTCAATAACTCCCTCGTCGTTAAAGTAAAGAATTGGTTTGATACTGAGCAAGTTTCCAAGAATTGCAGCACCGTTAGACAAACGACCACCCTTCACCAAGTGATTTAAGTCATCTACCATGATGAAAGCACCAATTCCCTTAATTTGAACTTCAAGATTGTTTAAAATTTGTTCAAACAATAATCCCTGTTTAGTCCAGTTCAAAATATGCTCCACCATCATTCCAAGTGGCGCACTTGTGATTTTTGAATCCGGAAAAGCAATTTCTAAACTTGGAAATTCATCTTTCAAATACTGGATATTTTGATAAAAACCAGAAATTCCACTCGATAAAAACAAACCAATGACATGAGTATAACCTTGTCCTTCTACTAAAGAAAGGATATTTACTAAGCTAGCAATACTCGGTTGGCTCGTCTTTGGCAATTCACTAGAAGCTGCCATTTTTTGATAAAATTCACTAGCAGAAAAATTTTTTCCTTCAATATACTCAACCCCGTCTATACTAACGGGAATATCTAGGACAAATAAATGCTCATTTTCGACTACTTTATTATCTAAATATGCAGACGAATCAGTAATTACGGCTAATTTCATGCATTAAAACTCCAAATTGATACCTGGCAAATCTAAGGCGATTTCTGTTACTTCATAGGTCAAACGATTTAATACAGCCAAACTTGGCTGAGCTAATTGCTCCACCTCATCCTGCTCAAATTCACTCGGTTCGTTCACAATTCGCCCAAGAATATGATTGACTTGCGAGATTGTTCCACTAATGACAAAAGAATCAAAGACAATCATAAAGCTCACAATTACAACAATAGAGGTCACTTGCCCTTCCTGATCTTGATTTAACAATTGAAAATTGACGTCCACTTTTGTTTCTGGAGTTCCATTTTCTTTTTCCCATTCTAAATTACGAGCATCATAATGATATTGACTAACAAATTCTTTTTCACGTTGTAATTCCATTTCGTTTCTCCTCAAAATATGCGTTAGTAAAATTATATCATATTTTCCAGCACCTGACTATTTTAATCAGTATGAAAATCATCTTCTGCCAATGTTTCTTTTAGGATTAAAAAGGAGTCAGAGAATTTTTTCTCCAACTCCTAGAATGATGAAACTCATCATTATTTATTCAATGGTTTACGAAGTGCTCCGAATAGCACACCACTTACAATTGCGCCAATCAAGATAAAGATGATATAGAGAAGAGCATTTGAAGTAAGTGCAATAACAAAGATACCTCCGTGCGGTGCGATTAGTTTAATACCAGCCATGCCGACAAGGGCACCTGCTAAGGCAGAGCCAACCATAAAGCTTGGAATAGCGCGAGCAGGGTCAGCAGCACCAAATGGAATGGCACCTTCAGTGATGAATGATAGCCCCATAACAATGTTTGTCAAACCTGAATTACGTTCTTCTTCGGTGAATTTGTCTTTGAATAAAAGCGTTGCAACAAAGACTGCTAGAGGAGGAACCATACCACCAGCCATAACTGCTGCCATCACAACTGAACCACCTGTTGAAACAGTTGCTGCAAGAGTTCCTGTACCAAAGATATAGGCCGCCTTATTGAAAGGACCACCCATATCAATAGCCATCATACCACCTACAACGAGTCCAAGAAGGACAGCTGAACTACCAGATAAACCTTCTAGGAAACTATTCAATCCAGTATTGATAGCTGCCATTGGAATATTCACCAATAACATCAAGAAGCCAGTTAGCAAGATTCCCAACAGCGGGTAAAGTAGAATAGACTTGATGCCCTCTAGTGATTTTGGAAGACCACTCAAGGCTTTTTTAAGAAAGTTTACAACGTAACCTGCAAGGAAACCACCCACTAGGGCTCCAAGGAAACCAGAAGGGACGCCAGCAAGAGCAAGGGTTGCTTTCCCGCCTGCTGCAAATGGAATTTTTCCAAAAGCAAGACCTGCCGAAGCCATGCTACCTGCTACAAACCCTGGTGCCAAACCTGGCTTTTCAGCAATAGAATAAGCGATATAACCAGCAAGAACAGGAAGCATAAAGCCAAAAGCCAAACCACCAATATTCTTAAACATAGCTGCAAGATCATGGTAAGTTCCAAGATTTGCCAATTGATCTTTTGGAACTCCCATCGCTTGGTCAATCAAGAAGGCAATAGCAATCATAATACCACCACCAATAACAAATGGAAGCATTTGGCTAACACCACTCATTAAGTGTTTGTAGAAACCGCCTGCTGCATTCGCTGAAGAGGACGCAGCTGCTTTATTGGCTGCATGATATACTTCTGCTTTTCCTGACAATGCCAAGTTAATCAATTCTTCTGTTTTACGAATACCATCAGCAACCGGACGATTAATCAGTGGTTTCCCATCAAATCGATCCATTTCTACAGCTTTATCAGCTGCAATAATAACTGCTTTTGCTTTTTGAATATCTTCTGCTGTCAGTTTGTTTCCGATACCACTAGCACCGTTGGTTTCAACCTTGATACCAACTCCCATTTCAGCTGCTACCTTTTGAAGAGCTTCTTGCGCCATATAAGTATGTGCAATTCCCGTTGTACATGCTGTTACCGCAACAAGGAAATCACCATCTTTGGTTGCCGGTACTACCGTTGTAGGTTCTGCTGCTTTTTCAGATGCTTGGTCAAATAATGCAATCACTTCATCTGGTGAAGTTACTTGACGAAGTTTGTCTGCAAATCCATCTTTCATCAGGTACTGTGACAATTCTGCAAGTGCAGCCAAGTGAGTATCGTTCGCTCCTTCTGGTGCAGCAATCATGAAGAACAAATCTGTCGGTTGCCCGTCTAAACTTTCATAATCCACACCTTTGTTTGATTTTGCAAAAAGAACGGTTGCTTCTTTGACTGCCGCATTTTTACTGTGTGGCATGGCAATCCCGTCGCCCAAGCCTGTTGACGTTAAAGCTTCACGAGCCAAGATTCCTTCTTTGAATGTTTCAAAATCTGTCACATAACCGTGGTCAACTAAACTGCGAATCATTTCATCAATAGCAGCTGTTTTTTCAGTTGCTTGTAAATCAAGCAACATCACATCTTTTCTCAGCAAATCCTGAATTTTCATATTTTTTCTACCTCTACTTTTTCATACATTTCGTTAATAAAAGCGGCTGTTGCCAAGTCATCAGAGAAAGTTGTTGCCGTCCCGCAAGCTACTCCCCATTTGAAGGCTTCAACAGCATTTCCTGAACGAACAAATTCCCCAGTAAAGCCTGCAACCATTGAGTCACCAGCTCCGACAGAATTTTTTACGATTCCCTTGATTGGTTTTGCAAAATAAGCTCCGTCCTTTGTTACCAAAAGTGCACCGTCTCCTGCCATAGAAATAATGACATGTTGCGCACCTTTAGCTAGAATTTCACGAGCGTATTTTTCAATCTCATCCAATTTTTCCAGCTTCACTCCAAAAATATCACCTAACTCGTGATTGTTGGGTTTTACCAATAATGGCTGAAACTCTAGTGAATCAATAAGTGTTTGTCCCTCGAAATCACAAACGACTTGTGCTCCAGTTTGCCTCGTCAGACTAATTAACTCTTTATAGACGACATTGCCTAGATTTTTATTGCTTGACCCTGCAAAGACAACTGTATCTTTCTCTGAAAGCCCTGAAAGAATATCTTTTAAGGCTGCCAATTGCTCTGGTGAGACAGTCGGACCCGTTCCATTGATTTCTGTCTCAGCGTCTGCTTTAATCTTAACGTTGATACGCGTATCCTCTGACACTTGGACAAATTTAGTCGCAATCGCTTCATTTTCCAAGGTATCAGTAATAAATTTTCCAGTAAAGCCACCGATAAAGCCAGTCGCTGTATTGTCAATTCCCAAACGTTTGAGCACACGACTGACGTTGATGCCTTTTCCACCAGCAAATTTATCATCGCTCTCCATACGATTCACGCTTCCAACATTGACCTTGTCCAAACGGACAATATAGTCAATAGAAGGGTTAAGCGTAACAGTATAAATCATACTTCAATAACCTCCGTTTTTTCTTTTATCTTCTCCAATTGCTCATTGGTACAAGCACTAGTAATAATGCTTGCGCGTTTGATAGGTGCGACTTTCACGAAAGAGGTCTGACCGATTTTTGAGGCGTCAGCTAAGACATAAGTCTGCTTGGCGTTTTCAAGAATCGCTCGCTTGACTGCTCCTTCTTCCATATCAGGCGTTGTATAGAAATTTTCATCAATTCCATTCATACCAATAAAGGCTTTGTTGAAATTCAACTGACCAATTTGATTCAAAGCAACACCACCAATACTAGCATCTGTTGAGCTTTTGACAACTCCTCCGATAATAACCGTTGGAATGTTTTTCTCAACTAACTTTGTAGCATGGTG is a window from the Streptococcus anginosus subsp. whileyi MAS624 genome containing:
- a CDS encoding DeoR/GlpR family DNA-binding transcription regulator, whose protein sequence is MLKSERKQVILEEINHHQVVSLDSLVRLLNTSESTVRRDLDELEDERKLRRIHGGAESIHFLQEEESNQEKSIKNVQDKLRIAQKAAELMQEQDVIFIDAGTTNELLINELSSKHMTVVTNSIHHATKLVEKNIPTVIIGGVVKSSTDASIGGVALNQIGQLNFNKAFIGMNGIDENFYTTPDMEEGAVKRAILENAKQTYVLADASKIGQTSFVKVAPIKRASIITSACTNEQLEKIKEKTEVIEV
- the pfkB gene encoding 1-phosphofructokinase, which codes for MIYTVTLNPSIDYIVRLDKVNVGSVNRMESDDKFAGGKGINVSRVLKRLGIDNTATGFIGGFTGKFITDTLENEAIATKFVQVSEDTRINVKIKADAETEINGTGPTVSPEQLAALKDILSGLSEKDTVVFAGSSNKNLGNVVYKELISLTRQTGAQVVCDFEGQTLIDSLEFQPLLVKPNNHELGDIFGVKLEKLDEIEKYAREILAKGAQHVIISMAGDGALLVTKDGAYFAKPIKGIVKNSVGAGDSMVAGFTGEFVRSGNAVEAFKWGVACGTATTFSDDLATAAFINEMYEKVEVEKI
- a CDS encoding fructose-specific PTS transporter subunit EIIC translates to MKIQDLLRKDVMLLDLQATEKTAAIDEMIRSLVDHGYVTDFETFKEGILAREALTSTGLGDGIAMPHSKNAAVKEATVLFAKSNKGVDYESLDGQPTDLFFMIAAPEGANDTHLAALAELSQYLMKDGFADKLRQVTSPDEVIALFDQASEKAAEPTTVVPATKDGDFLVAVTACTTGIAHTYMAQEALQKVAAEMGVGIKVETNGASGIGNKLTAEDIQKAKAVIIAADKAVEMDRFDGKPLINRPVADGIRKTEELINLALSGKAEVYHAANKAAASSSANAAGGFYKHLMSGVSQMLPFVIGGGIMIAIAFLIDQAMGVPKDQLANLGTYHDLAAMFKNIGGLAFGFMLPVLAGYIAYSIAEKPGLAPGFVAGSMASAGLAFGKIPFAAGGKATLALAGVPSGFLGALVGGFLAGYVVNFLKKALSGLPKSLEGIKSILLYPLLGILLTGFLMLLVNIPMAAINTGLNSFLEGLSGSSAVLLGLVVGGMMAIDMGGPFNKAAYIFGTGTLAATVSTGGSVVMAAVMAGGMVPPLAVFVATLLFKDKFTEEERNSGLTNIVMGLSFITEGAIPFGAADPARAIPSFMVGSALAGALVGMAGIKLIAPHGGIFVIALTSNALLYIIFILIGAIVSGVLFGALRKPLNK